A window of Xiphophorus hellerii strain 12219 chromosome 19, Xiphophorus_hellerii-4.1, whole genome shotgun sequence contains these coding sequences:
- the pax1a gene encoding paired box protein Pax-1a, which yields MEQTYGEVNQLGGVFVNGRPLPNAIRLRIVELAQLGIRPCDISRQLRVSHGCVSKILARYNETGSILPGAIGGSKPRVTTPNVVKNIREYKQSDPGIFAWEIRDRLLADGVCDKYNVPSVSSISRILRNKIGNLSQPSQYESSKQASAQAGLSYNHIYPYSYTNAMSPTGTKMGTPPGVPVTAGHVSISRAWPSPHTVTNILGIRAFMDPTAIAGTEGYPTKMEDWSSVNRAAFPAAHTVNGIDKPAIDADIKYAQPSSTLSSYVSACAYSPSNQYGVYSGPAGGYVAPGHHHWQPQSPALSHPGSGMAMHAGEIHSPMAFKHQVREGDRKPPSPLSKQHQHEDLNSVHGLSLATSSS from the exons ATGG AGCAAACCTATGGAGAGGTGAACCAACTAGGCGGCGTGTTTGTCAACGGGAGACCCCTGCCCAACGCCATAAGGTTGAGAATCGTGGAACTGGCCCAGCTAGGCATCAGACCCTGCGACATAAGCCGGCAGCTGCGAGTCTCCCATGGCTGCGTGAGCAAGATTTTAGCGAGGTACAACGAGACGGGATCCATCTTACCCGGTGCCATCGGTGGGAGCAAGCCGCGCGTAACGACGCCAAACGTGGTGAAGAACATCAGGGAATACAAACAGAGCGACCCCGGGATCTTTGCCTGGGAGATCAGGGACAGGCTTCTAGCCGACGGTGTTTGCGACAAGTACAATGTTCCCTCCGTGAGCTCGATCAGTAGGATTTTACGCAACAAGATCGGGAATCTCTCCCAGCCTAGCCAGTACGAGAGTAGCAAGCAAGCCTCCGCGCAGGCCGGGCTTTCCTACAACCACATATACCCTTATTCCTACACCAACGCAATGTCTCCAACTGGCACTAAAATGGGCACCCCACCTGGAGTACCGGTAACTGCTGGGCATGTGAGCATATCGAGGGCTTGGCCTTCCCCGCACACCGTCACCAACATCCTGGGAATACGAGCATTCATGGATCCTACAG CAATTGCTGGAACAGAGGGATATCCGACAAAAATGGAGGACTGGAGCAGCGTGAACAGAGCAGCTTTTCCTGCTGCGCACACGGTCAACGGGATCGACAAGCCAGCCATCGACGCAGACATAAAATACGCTCAG CCTTCCTCCACTCTGTCCAGTTATGTCTCGGCGTGCGCCTACTCTCCAAGCAACCAGTACGGGGTTTATAGTGGCCCAGCAGGAGGCTACGTGGCCCCGGGCCACCACCACTGGCAGCCACAGAGCCCGGCCCTTTCCCACCCAGGCAGCGGGATGGCCATGCACGCGGGGGAGATCCACTCGCCCATGGCTTTCAAACATCAAGTCCGAGaag GAGACAGAAAGCCCCCCAGTCCTCTGAGCAAACAGCACCAGCATGAAGACTTGAACAGTGTGCATGGACTCTCTCTCGCTACCTCATCCTCCTAA